A stretch of the Arachis stenosperma cultivar V10309 chromosome 6, arast.V10309.gnm1.PFL2, whole genome shotgun sequence genome encodes the following:
- the LOC130933750 gene encoding VQ motif-containing protein 25-like — MESKLRKVDSNENEICIGDYSSSLAMHKDSKTISKTRTKNPKIRIIHMFPPQIIKTEAQNFRELVQRITGKPPTTTHENCCNIQKKPPTISASEEEVVCGGGYLGGFSDLEQSFISELPMLPFDI; from the coding sequence ATGGAAAGCAAGCTTCGAAAGGTTGATAGTAATGAGAATGAGATATGCATAGGTGATTATTCTTCTTCCCTAGCCATGCACAAGGATTCCAAAACAATATCGAAAACAAGGACTAAGAACCCTAAGATACGCATAATTCACATGTTTCCTCCGCAGATAATCAAGACAGAAGCTCAGAATTTCCGGGAACTGGTGCAGAGGATAACCGGGAAACCACCAACAACCACTCATGAAAACTGTTGCAACATTCAGAAGAAGCCACCAACTATATCCGCATCAGAAGAAGAAGTAGTTTGTGGCGGTGGTTACTTGGGAGGCTTCTCTGATTTGGAACAAAGCTTTATTTCTGAGCTTCCAATGCTTCCCTTCGATATATAG
- the LOC130933749 gene encoding uncharacterized protein LOC130933749, translating into MADFLVEVTGDPGEDMGTRWKLHVDGASNQTFGGAGIILESPKEVVYEQSVRFEFPILNNQAEYEALIGGLTLATEVGVKRLEVCSDSQVVTSQVNGSYQAKDPLLQNTKPGEGNRSLIQGMTREPAITLHITTLSSSWLDPITNYLEHGQVPGDEKDAAKLRREAAKYAVIQGQLFRNGLSQPLLKCLHPDQTDYVLREVHEGYCGHHIGGKALARKLIRAGYYWPSMMADSKEFVKKCIKCQQNANFAKAPANELSLLTTSRPFAQWGIDLLGPFPVGPGQVITRFGIPEVVISDNGTQFADKKFTEFLNGLGIRQRFSSVEHPRTNGQVESANKVILSGLKKRLDNKKGAWADELASVLWSYRTTEQSSTKETPFRLTYGVDAVIPVEIGEPSPRLLLKGVEETVEKDLIDEARERAHLTETALKQRIALRYNTKVLKREFEPDDLVLRRNDIGPPTPGEGKLAANWEGPYRVKEVMGKGAFKLERLDGKEVPRTWNADNLRRFYS; encoded by the exons ATGGCGGATTTTTTGGTTGAAGTAACAGGAGACCCAGGCGAAGACATGggtacacggtggaagctccatgtggacggagcctccaaccagacctTCGGAGGAGCCGGGATCATCCTAGAAAGTCCAAAGGAGGTCGTATACGAACAATCGGTCAGATTCGAGTTTCCCATCTtgaacaaccaagcagaatacgaagctCTCATAGGAGGCTTGACCCTAGCAACAGAGGTCGGCGTAAAAAGGCTGGAAGTATGCAGCGATTCCCAAGTCGTCACTTCCCAAGTAAACGGCAGCTATCAAGCCAAGGACCCCTTGTTgcagaa cacgaAGCCAGGGGAGGGAAAccggtctctcatccaaggcatgACGAGGGAACCTGCAATTACACTACACATAACAACCCTAAGTTCTtcatggctagaccccatcaccaACTACCTAGAGCACGGCCAAGTCCCTGGTGACGAAAAGGATGCGGCGAAGTTAAGGAGAGAAGCGGCCAAATACGCCGTCATCCAAGGACAGCTGTTCAGAAACGGGCTCAGCCAGCCCCTACTGAAGTGCCTACACCCCGACCAAACGGACtacgtcctcagggaagtccaCGAGGGCTACTGTGGGCACCACATCGGAGGAAAAGCCCTAGCAAGGAAGTTGATCCGAGCTGGGTACTACTGGCCGTCGATGATGGCAGATTCTAAAGAGTTTGTCAAAAAGTGCATAAAGTGCCAacagaacgccaactttgccaAGGCACCGGCAAACGAGTTGAGCTTGCTGACGACCTCCCGGCCATTTGCTCAGTGGGGAATCGACCTCTTAGGGCCCTTCCCTGTCGGCCCTGGGCAG gtgataacaCGGTTCGGGATACCAGAagtcgtcatctcggacaacggcACACAATTTgctgacaaaaagttcacagAATTTCTCAACGGCCTAGGTATAAGGCAAAGGTTCTCTTCGGTAGAACACCCTCGGACGAACGGACAAGTGGAGTCCGCCAACAAGGTTATCCTTTCAGGgctaaagaagaggttggacaacaaaaagggtgcttgggccgacgagctGGCATCGGTCCTCTGGTCTTATCGAACAACCGAGCAATCCTCCACAAAGGAAACCCCTTTCCGACTAACGTACGGGGTGGATGCAGTAatacccgtggagatcggtgaACCAAGCCCGCGATTGCTTTTGAAAGGAGTAGAGGAAACTGTAGAAAAGGACCTGATAGATGAAGCCCGAGAGAGGGCCCATTTGACGGAAACAGCGCTAAAACAAAGAATAGCTCTGCGAtacaacaccaaagtgctcaagaGGGAATTCGAGCCCgacgacctcgtcctaaggcgaAATGATATCGGCCCACCGACCCCCGGAGAGGGCAAGCTAGCGGCAAACTGGGAAGGTCCTTACAGAGTCAAAGAGGTGATGGGAAAAGGGGCCTTTAAGTTAGAAAGGCTCGATGGCAAGGAGGTCCCGAGAACATGGAACGCGGACAACCTTagaagattctactcctag
- the LOC130933751 gene encoding uncharacterized protein LOC130933751, producing the protein MVNQATRPDCILYLVINSANPHIESRVKLLKRQYFAIVEMMGTAGSGFGWNDKDKMIVVERQIFNEWKSSHPNANGLYNKPFPHFEELGIAFGRDRAQGGNAENVTQAVATMEAEREATLSDRQVNENTQVNLEETEMEYEADSQEPPTPGVPVAPGASAAPSSSAAPSASYIERNKRKRGSKSEEVIDIVVESMRDMKGAYQEHTAVLVDMVSCFKHEKEGAERRMKLMALLRDVPGLSGDDRMKAGLSILRDNSLIDMVFQLQPGNFCLF; encoded by the exons ATGGTGAACCAAGCAACCAGGCCAGACTGTATTCTCTACCTCGTTATCA ATTCT GCTAATCCACACATTGAATCAAGGGTGAAATTGCTAAAAAGACAATATTTTGCAATAGTTGAGATGATGGGCACAGCTGGGAGTGGATTTGGTTGGAACGACAAAGATAAAATGATTGTGGTGGAGCGACAAATTTTCAATGAATGGAAGAGT tCCCATCCTAATGCTAATGGCCTCTATAATAAACCATTTCCACATTTTGAGGAGTTGGGAATAGCATTTGGTAGAGATAGGGCTCAAGGAGGCAATGCAGAAAATGTAACTCAAGCAGTTGCTACAATGGAGGCTGAGCGCGAAGCAACCTTGAGTGATCGGCAAGTGAATGAAAACACCCAAGTAAATTTGGAAGAGACCGAAATGGAATATGAAGCTGATTCTCAG GAGCCTCCAACTCCTGGTGTTCCTGTTGCTCCCGGTGCTTCTGCTGCTCCTAGTTCTTCTGCTGCTCCTAGTGCTTcatatatagaaagaaataaaagaaaaagagggaGCAAAAGTGAGGAAGTGATTGACATAGTAGTAGAATCAATGAGAGATATGAAAGGTGCTTATCAAGAACACACAGCCGTTTTAGTTGATATGGTTTCTTGTTTTAAGCATGAGAAAGAAGGAGCTGAGCGCAGAATGAAGCTAATGGCACTGTTAAGAGATGTTCCTGGTTTGAGCGGTGATGATAGAATGAAGGCTGGCCTTAGCATTCTAAGGGACAATAGTCTGATCGACATGGTGTTCCAACTTCAACCGGGGAACTTTTGCCTTTTTTGA